The Sinomicrobium kalidii genome contains a region encoding:
- a CDS encoding acyl-CoA carboxylase subunit beta, with protein MDINFNKNEDHNKLLVSEYRNRLAAIKKGGGQKRIEKLHSEGKMTARERIDYLLDKNTDSIEIGAFAGDDMYEEHGGCPSGGVVVKIGYVKGRQCIVVANDATVKAGAWFPITGKKNLRAQEIAMENRLPIIYLVDSAGVYLPMQDEIFPDKEHFGRIFRNNAIMSSMGITQIAAVMGSCVAGGAYLPIMSDEALIVNKTGSIFLAGSYLVKAAIGETIDNETLGGATTHCEISGVTDYKAEDDKDALDTIKNIMDKIGDFNKAGFNRTKAAKPKENPEDIYGILPRSRGDQYDMKEIIKRLVDNSELEEYKAGYGKTLITGYARINGWAVGIVANQRKVVKTKKGEMQFGGVIYSDSADKATRFIANCNQKKIPLVFLQDVTGFMVGSKSEHGGIIKDGAKMVNALSNSVVPKFTVVIGNSYGAGNYAMCGKAYDPRLIFAWPSAELAVMGGSQAAKVLLQIETASLKKKGENITKKKEEELFNKIKSRYDAQTSPYYAAARLWTDAVIDPADTRKWISMGIEAANHAPIEKPYNPGVMQV; from the coding sequence ATGGATATCAACTTCAACAAAAACGAAGACCACAATAAACTGCTCGTATCCGAATACAGGAACAGGCTTGCCGCGATAAAAAAGGGGGGCGGGCAAAAACGGATTGAAAAGCTGCATTCCGAAGGTAAAATGACCGCCCGGGAGCGCATTGACTACCTGCTGGACAAAAACACCGACAGTATAGAGATCGGAGCCTTTGCCGGGGATGACATGTATGAAGAACACGGGGGCTGCCCGTCCGGCGGTGTTGTTGTAAAGATCGGGTACGTCAAAGGACGGCAATGCATCGTCGTGGCCAATGACGCCACGGTAAAAGCCGGGGCGTGGTTCCCCATTACGGGAAAAAAGAACCTCCGCGCCCAGGAGATCGCCATGGAAAACAGACTCCCCATCATTTACCTGGTGGACAGTGCCGGGGTTTACCTGCCCATGCAGGATGAAATATTCCCTGACAAGGAACACTTTGGCCGGATTTTCAGAAACAATGCCATCATGAGCAGCATGGGCATTACTCAGATCGCCGCCGTTATGGGAAGCTGCGTGGCCGGTGGGGCATATCTCCCCATAATGAGTGATGAAGCACTGATCGTGAACAAGACCGGGAGTATCTTCCTGGCAGGCAGTTACCTGGTAAAAGCAGCCATAGGCGAAACCATCGATAACGAAACCCTTGGCGGGGCCACCACTCACTGTGAAATTAGCGGTGTCACCGACTACAAAGCTGAAGACGACAAGGACGCCCTGGACACCATAAAAAATATCATGGACAAGATCGGCGACTTTAACAAGGCCGGTTTTAACCGTACAAAGGCCGCCAAACCGAAGGAAAATCCCGAAGACATTTACGGAATCCTCCCCAGATCGAGAGGAGACCAGTATGACATGAAGGAGATCATAAAACGCCTGGTAGACAATTCGGAACTGGAAGAATACAAAGCGGGCTACGGCAAAACACTCATTACCGGGTATGCACGTATTAACGGATGGGCTGTAGGTATTGTGGCCAACCAGCGAAAGGTAGTGAAAACCAAAAAGGGCGAAATGCAGTTCGGAGGAGTTATTTATTCCGACAGCGCCGATAAAGCCACCCGGTTTATAGCCAACTGCAACCAGAAAAAGATCCCCCTGGTATTTTTACAGGATGTCACGGGCTTTATGGTAGGCAGTAAAAGCGAACACGGAGGCATTATAAAAGACGGGGCCAAAATGGTTAATGCACTGAGCAATAGTGTGGTTCCCAAGTTTACGGTGGTTATAGGGAACTCTTATGGGGCCGGTAACTACGCCATGTGCGGCAAGGCTTATGATCCCAGGCTTATCTTTGCATGGCCAAGTGCCGAACTCGCCGTAATGGGAGGTTCCCAGGCCGCCAAGGTATTGTTACAGATAGAAACGGCCTCACTGAAGAAAAAAGGGGAAAACATTACCAAGAAAAAGGAAGAAGAACTGTTTAACAAGATAAAATCGAGATACGATGCGCAGACCTCTCCCTACTATGCTGCGGCCAGGTTGTGGACCGATGCCGTGATCGATCCTGCCGATACCCGGAAATGGATCAGTATGGGGATCGAAGCTGCCAACCACGCTCCGATTGAAAAACCGTATAATCCCGGGGTGATGCAGGTTTAA
- a CDS encoding M1 family metallopeptidase — MKKILLLGLVLAGIQGIHAQLLQDKESYTRGDTLRGSLRTERNFDVRKYRLSIKLDPDKKYIEGYNRIVFVPQQRLTSMQIDLFENMEVDSILYHGKRLPYRREYNAVFIKNDKGFAKNSKDSITFYYSGNPITAKRAPWDGGFDWKTDKNGKPWIATAVQGTGASAWWPNKDHQSDEPENGMTIKVAVPNGLMNVSNGRLTGKKDLGNGYTRWDWKVTNPINNYDVALNIGDYAHFGETYKGLDMDFYVLSYNLEKAKKHFQEVKPMMDCFQEKFGTYPFKEDSYKMVETPHLGMEHQSAVAYGNKYMKGYLGRDLSGTGIGTRWDFIIIHETGHEWFGNSITSSDIADMWIHEGFTTYSEAVYVECRWGYEDGQAYVNGLKQNVRNDKPIIGDYGVNREGSGDMYPKGALMLNTIRHMINDDDKWWQLIKNFSETFKHMIVDTEMVLNFFEQETGLDLEPVFDQYLRHKDIPVLELKREGNGAAYRWIVDVNHFNMPVDASINGETVRLHPTAEWQKLDTPPAGISIATDRFFINVKRDK, encoded by the coding sequence ATGAAAAAAATTTTACTTTTAGGTTTAGTGTTGGCAGGTATTCAAGGGATACACGCCCAGTTGCTCCAGGACAAGGAAAGCTATACCCGGGGAGATACCCTGAGAGGCTCCCTTCGTACGGAACGAAACTTTGACGTGAGGAAGTACCGCCTGAGCATTAAACTCGACCCGGACAAAAAATATATCGAGGGGTACAACCGTATCGTTTTTGTACCGCAGCAACGGCTGACCTCCATGCAAATCGACCTGTTTGAGAATATGGAAGTGGATTCCATTCTGTATCACGGCAAGCGCCTTCCCTATCGCCGGGAATACAATGCTGTTTTTATAAAGAATGATAAAGGATTTGCAAAAAACAGTAAGGACAGTATTACTTTTTACTATTCGGGAAATCCCATTACCGCCAAACGCGCCCCGTGGGACGGAGGTTTCGACTGGAAAACCGACAAGAACGGAAAACCCTGGATTGCTACGGCTGTTCAGGGAACGGGAGCAAGCGCCTGGTGGCCCAACAAGGATCATCAGAGCGACGAGCCGGAGAACGGCATGACCATTAAGGTGGCGGTTCCCAACGGACTAATGAATGTATCCAACGGCAGGCTTACCGGTAAAAAAGACCTGGGCAACGGCTATACCCGGTGGGACTGGAAGGTTACCAACCCCATAAACAATTATGATGTGGCCCTGAATATAGGGGATTATGCCCATTTCGGGGAAACATACAAGGGACTGGACATGGATTTTTATGTACTGAGCTACAATCTCGAAAAGGCCAAAAAGCACTTTCAGGAAGTCAAGCCCATGATGGATTGTTTCCAGGAAAAATTCGGCACTTATCCGTTTAAGGAAGACAGTTATAAGATGGTGGAAACCCCTCACCTGGGTATGGAACACCAAAGTGCGGTGGCCTACGGTAACAAATACATGAAAGGTTACCTGGGACGTGATCTTTCCGGTACGGGCATAGGCACCCGGTGGGACTTTATTATCATCCATGAAACCGGTCACGAGTGGTTCGGTAACAGCATTACGTCTTCCGATATTGCCGATATGTGGATACACGAGGGCTTCACCACCTATTCCGAAGCCGTTTACGTAGAATGCCGCTGGGGTTATGAAGACGGGCAAGCCTATGTGAACGGGTTAAAACAGAATGTAAGGAACGACAAGCCCATTATCGGCGATTACGGCGTGAACAGGGAAGGCTCCGGAGACATGTACCCCAAGGGCGCCCTGATGCTCAACACCATCCGCCATATGATCAACGATGATGACAAGTGGTGGCAACTGATAAAAAATTTCAGTGAGACCTTTAAACACATGATCGTGGATACCGAAATGGTATTGAATTTCTTTGAACAGGAAACCGGTCTCGACCTGGAACCGGTATTTGACCAGTACCTGAGGCATAAGGACATCCCGGTACTGGAGCTGAAAAGGGAAGGCAATGGCGCTGCCTACCGGTGGATTGTAGATGTTAACCATTTCAATATGCCCGTAGACGCCAGTATTAACGGAGAAACGGTACGTCTGCACCCTACCGCCGAATGGCAAAAGCTGGACACTCCGCCCGCCGGGATCTCGATAGCCACCGATCGCTTTTTTATCAATGTCAAAAGGGATAAATAA
- a CDS encoding DoxX family protein: protein MGTVKTLNKWANSHTYYPLDILRIALGVFLFMKGTSFIVNSQYLIDIIKPIQNWWGAMLTVHYVASAHMLGGILIIFGLLTRWSVAAQLPILIGAIVINFIGEMHSGNLIASSLTFVACIFFLIYGSGKHSADYYFKMQQ, encoded by the coding sequence ATGGGAACAGTAAAAACTTTAAACAAATGGGCCAATTCGCATACCTATTATCCGCTTGACATTTTACGGATAGCCCTCGGGGTATTCCTGTTTATGAAAGGGACTTCCTTTATTGTTAACAGCCAGTACCTGATAGACATTATCAAACCGATACAGAACTGGTGGGGAGCCATGCTGACCGTACACTACGTAGCCTCGGCCCACATGCTCGGCGGTATACTGATCATTTTCGGACTGCTGACACGGTGGTCGGTGGCTGCACAATTACCTATTCTTATAGGAGCCATTGTCATTAATTTTATCGGGGAAATGCACAGCGGTAACCTTATCGCTTCTTCCCTGACCTTTGTAGCCTGTATCTTTTTCCTGATCTACGGTTCGGGGAAGCACTCGGCGGATTATTATTTTAAGATGCAGCAATAG
- a CDS encoding RagB/SusD family nutrient uptake outer membrane protein, giving the protein MKYKIYLILLTIIATIPVSCSDDYLEKYPTDSISDQEAFSTPDNMLLVLNGLHRQMYAQSPLDDYDNSSRSGESHFLPSLDAIGGNILHSSRGNGWMRSDLQWTTHTIASSTTNYSFWYQRYHFISSANGIINAVANGDFTRDGKLNNILGQAHAYRAWSYWRLVTTFARGYIIGDPDTDPGVPLLLDRGVPFESGPRVTVAEIYKQIEDDIDLAIGYLEEGINPGSGSSAKSHISVNAAYGIKARVALSKGDWQTAATYAEMAREGYPIMGESDWKSGFNTLDLSEVIWGGNVIDSETNYFQSYFYYICSTFNGSQNRSNPKFISKALYNQLPETDYRRDAWLPLAPNTNPDASNDQGGSYETDPNYDNEDDFWNAWEDIITTYGMTTGHNTHPYINVKFLQKNPGTIDPDDVIYMRSSEMVLIEAEAKAMVGDITGAQNALALLGEARDSAFDKLAFGTKEALMDQIKLQRRVELWGEGFSYHDNIRWDEGLDQSNSGAAEKLYQDGFQQEKPSVNDAWIWKIPQAEIDANPNLTEADQN; this is encoded by the coding sequence GGTAAGCTGCTCCGATGATTATCTGGAGAAGTATCCCACAGATTCAATCTCCGACCAGGAAGCTTTTAGCACTCCAGACAATATGTTGCTCGTGTTAAACGGGTTGCACAGGCAAATGTATGCGCAAAGCCCGTTAGACGACTATGATAATTCCTCGAGGTCGGGAGAAAGCCATTTTCTCCCTTCATTAGATGCCATTGGAGGGAATATCCTTCACTCCTCGCGGGGAAACGGTTGGATGAGATCGGATCTGCAATGGACTACTCATACTATTGCCAGTAGTACAACGAACTATAGTTTTTGGTATCAGCGTTACCATTTCATTTCCAGTGCTAACGGAATTATTAATGCTGTTGCCAATGGCGATTTTACCCGGGATGGGAAACTGAACAATATACTGGGGCAGGCACATGCCTATAGAGCATGGTCTTACTGGAGGCTTGTCACCACCTTTGCCCGCGGATATATCATTGGCGATCCGGATACAGACCCCGGAGTACCCTTATTGTTAGACAGGGGTGTGCCATTTGAAAGCGGGCCGAGAGTTACCGTTGCCGAGATTTACAAGCAAATAGAAGATGATATCGACCTTGCCATCGGTTATTTGGAAGAAGGAATAAATCCGGGAAGTGGTTCCAGTGCCAAGTCGCATATATCTGTTAACGCAGCCTATGGTATTAAAGCCCGTGTAGCTTTATCCAAAGGAGATTGGCAAACCGCAGCCACTTATGCCGAAATGGCAAGAGAAGGATATCCGATTATGGGTGAGTCCGATTGGAAGTCCGGTTTTAATACCTTAGACCTTTCTGAAGTGATCTGGGGTGGCAATGTAATAGATTCGGAAACTAACTACTTCCAGTCTTATTTCTATTATATCTGTTCTACATTTAACGGCAGCCAAAACAGAAGTAATCCTAAATTTATAAGTAAAGCGCTTTACAATCAGTTGCCCGAGACAGATTACAGAAGGGATGCCTGGTTGCCTTTAGCGCCAAATACTAATCCCGATGCGTCAAATGACCAGGGAGGGAGTTATGAAACAGATCCTAACTACGATAATGAAGACGATTTCTGGAATGCCTGGGAAGACATCATCACCACTTATGGTATGACAACGGGCCACAATACCCACCCGTACATAAATGTTAAGTTCCTGCAAAAAAATCCGGGAACCATAGATCCGGATGATGTAATTTACATGAGATCTTCAGAAATGGTTTTAATCGAGGCTGAGGCAAAAGCCATGGTGGGCGACATAACCGGGGCTCAAAATGCATTAGCTCTTTTAGGTGAAGCAAGGGATTCCGCATTTGATAAGTTGGCCTTCGGTACAAAGGAAGCGCTTATGGACCAGATTAAACTTCAAAGACGGGTAGAATTATGGGGAGAAGGCTTCAGTTACCACGATAACATCAGGTGGGATGAAGGTTTAGACCAATCAAACTCCGGGGCTGCTGAAAAGTTGTACCAAGACGGTTTTCAACAGGAAAAACCTTCCGTAAACGATGCCTGGATCTGGAAGATACCCCAGGCGGAAATTGATGCCAATCCTAATTTAACAGAGGCTGACCAGAACTGA